Below is a genomic region from Longimicrobium sp..
GCCCGCGCGCCCTCCAGCTTCTGCTGCAGCTCGCCGATGAAGGCGTCCTTCTCGGTTCTCTTCATCGCGTTAGCCCCTGCGGAAGAGGTTGGCGTCGACCGGCACGCCCGGACCCATGGTGCTGGAGACGGTCACCGCGCGGACGTAGGTCCCCTTGGCGGCGGCCGGCTTGGCGCGGATCACGGTGTCCATGAAGGCGTTCAGGTTCTCCTCCAGCTTCTCGGGCTCGAAGGAGACCTTGCCGATCGGAACGTGCACGTTCCCCGTCCGGTCGACGCGGAACTCGATCTTGCCGGCCTTGATCTCGCGCACGGCCCGGCCCACGTCCATGGTGACGGTGCCCGCCTTGGGCGTGGGCATGAGGCCGCGCGGGCCCAGGATGCGGCCCAGCTGGCCCACCTGGCCCATCGTGTCCGGCGTGGCGACCACGACGTCGAAGTCGAGCCACCCGTCCTTGATCTTCTGGACGTACTCGGTGCCGACGAAGTCGGCACCGGCTTCCTCCGCCTCGCGCGCCTTGTCGCCCTGGGCGATCACGAGCACGCGCGCGGTCTTCCCCGTGCCGTGGGGAAGGACGACCGCTCCGCGGACGATCTGGTCGGCGTGCCGGGGGTCCACGCCGAGCCGGACGGCGGCTTCCACCGTCTCGTCGAACTTGGCGTAGGAGAGCTCCTTGACCAGGCTCACCGCCTCGGCCGGTGCGAAGCTCGACCCCTGGGGCACACGCTTCTCCGCCTCGCGGAACTTCTTTCCGTGCTTGGGCATGTACTCCCTCCAGGCGATCTGGAACCTCGAGTCCTCCCGCCGCGCGTCGCCCGGCGCGCGGTGGTATGATGGACGGAAGCCTCGCCGGGTGACCTCGGGGTCACGGGAGGGCAGGAGCCCGCTCCCTGGAATCCGCGATCGAGACTTCGCTTCTCCTGCCTCCGACCCGGCCGCCCACTTCCGGCGGCCGGTCGTATCCTGCCCGGCGGGGCCCGTCAGTCGACGACCTCGATCCCCATCGAGCGCGCGGTGCCGGCGATCATGCGCATGGCGCCGTCGAGGTCGGCCGCGTTCAGGTCGGGCATCTTGGTCTCGGCGATCTGGCGGACCTGGTCGCGCGTGACGCTCCCCACCTTCTGCTTCTTCGACGAGGCCGAGCCCTTGTCCAGCCCGGCCGCCTTCTTCAGCAGGACCGCCGCGGGCGGGGTCTTGGTGATGAAGGTGAACGAGCGGTCGGCGTACACGGTGATCTCGACGGGGATGATCATCCCCGGCTGACCCTGCGTGCGCGCGTTGAACTGCTTGCAGAACTCCATGATGTTCACGCCGTGCTGGCCCAGCGCGGGGCCCACGGGGGGCGCCGGATTGGCGGCGCCGGCGGGAACCTGGAGCTTGATGAATCCGGTGACCTTCTTCGCCATGTCGCGACCTTAGCTTCCTGGAGTCCGCAGCCCGACGCGCGATGCGTCAGAAGCCGCGGAGCTGGGTGTAGTCGAGCTCGATGGAGGTGGGGCGCCCGAAGAGCGAGACCTCCACCTTCACCTTCCCCTTG
It encodes:
- the rplA gene encoding 50S ribosomal protein L1 yields the protein MPKHGKKFREAEKRVPQGSSFAPAEAVSLVKELSYAKFDETVEAAVRLGVDPRHADQIVRGAVVLPHGTGKTARVLVIAQGDKAREAEEAGADFVGTEYVQKIKDGWLDFDVVVATPDTMGQVGQLGRILGPRGLMPTPKAGTVTMDVGRAVREIKAGKIEFRVDRTGNVHVPIGKVSFEPEKLEENLNAFMDTVIRAKPAAAKGTYVRAVTVSSTMGPGVPVDANLFRRG
- the rplK gene encoding 50S ribosomal protein L11, which translates into the protein MAKKVTGFIKLQVPAGAANPAPPVGPALGQHGVNIMEFCKQFNARTQGQPGMIIPVEITVYADRSFTFITKTPPAAVLLKKAAGLDKGSASSKKQKVGSVTRDQVRQIAETKMPDLNAADLDGAMRMIAGTARSMGIEVVD